Genomic DNA from Caldicellulosiruptor hydrothermalis 108:
GTATGTCATAGAGATTATAGGTCTTTTGCCCATAACCTATGTGCCAAATCAAGAAGAATATGTTAAAGGAATAATTAATTTGAGGGGCAAAATCATTCCTGTGATTGATGCAAGAATGAGGCTTTCAAAGCCTCAAAAGGAGTACAACGAAAGGACCTGTGTAATTGTCACAAGCATAGATGATTTTTTGGCTGGCATTATTGTTGACCATGTGAGCGAGGTTGCTGTGATAAACAAGGACCAAATTAGTTCTTTGCCACAAACATATGAAAAGATAGATGAAAGGTTTTTCAGAGGTGTTGCAAGCTTAAATGAAAGACTTGTATTGATACTTGATTGTGAAACTTTTGTCAAGCCTGATAGGATAAATCTCTAAAAAAAATAAATGAAAGGGGATAGGTGGTTTATGAAGTTCTTTAAAAATTTTAAGATTTCTGTTAAGATTTTGGCGGGGTTTGGAATTGTTTTGATTTTGATACTCTTCATGGGTATAATAGCTGTTACAAACATCAACAGAATAAACAATGCCTATACAAAGGTTTATCAGACTAATGTAAAAGCATTTATTGCAATCGGCAATGTGCTTGAAGGTTTTGAAAGACAGCGTGTTAACTACAGAAATATTTTGCTTGCGAGAAATGCCACAGAGATGAATTCGTATCTTCAGAAGACCGATGAGATAAATAATTTTTATAAAACAAACCTTGAAGAGTTTTCAAGACTGATAAATGAAGAGGACATAAAAAAAGAGTATCAAAAGTTGATTTCTTTATTTGATGAATATGATAGGCTAACAAATCAAATAATTGAACTTGCAAAAAGTGATAAAAAAGCGGCTACTGAACTTTTATTCAAACCAAGTTCAGCCCAGCTTGTAACTGATGTTCAAAACTCAATAAATACCCTCTATGAGCTTGAAAAAAAGTACATCGAAAAGTTAAACGTTCAAAATAATGCCCTTGCAAAAAGTACAGTAACATCAATGATGATAATAATTATTCTGTGCATAGCAATTTCTCTCTTTTTGGGTCTGGTTATTTCTTCTGCAATTAGCAGACCTCTTTCTAAAATGGTTTCTGCTGCCCAGAAGATTGCAGAAGGGGATTTAACAGTTGATGTGAGCTATGACTCAAAAGATGAAGTTGGAACTTTATCTGAGGCATTTTCGAAGATGATTGATTCGCTTTCTCAACTGATTTTTTCAGTAAAATCTTCTGCAGAGCAAGTTGCGCTTGGAGCAAAGCAGCTTGCAGATGCAAGCCAGAGCTTGGCCCAGGGTGCAACAGACCAGGCAAGCGCAATTGAAGAGCTAAATGCCTCTGTTGAAGAGGTGTCTGCTCAGACAAAACAGAACAGCAAAAATGTTGAGGAAGCTACAAATTTTGCTAATCAGATAAAGGATGAAGCAAGAGTTGGTATGCAGCAGATGGAAGATATGATGAAAGCCATGGAAGAGATAAATATGGCATCTGCAAATATCTCAAAGATTATAAAGACCATAGACGAAATAGCTTTTCAGACAAATATATTGGCGCTTAACGCTGCAGTTGAGGCAGCACGGGCGGGAAGTTATGGAAAAGGATTTGCGGTTGTAGCCGAAGAGGTAAGGAACTTAGCAACAAGGAGCGCAAATGCTGCAAAAGAGACAAGTAGTCTTATTGAATCTACCATCAAAAAGATTGAAGTGGGAGATAGTATTGCAAAGCAGACATACACCTCGTTAGATAGAATTACAAAGAATATTGATAAAATGGCCATGATTATGAATGATATAATGTATTCTTCAAAAGAACAGTCTGAAGCAATAGCACAGATTACAGAGGGAATAAACCAGGTTGCCAATGTGGTGCAGAGCAATTCAGCAAACTCTCAAGAGACAGCTGCCGCTTCAGAAGAACTTTACAGCCAGGCAGATGTTCTTAAAAACCTTGTTGAAAGATTTAAAACAAGAAGCTGATAAAAATCATAAAAAACTAATTGGGGCTGGGGAAACCAGCTCCTTTTATTTTTGTATCGATACAGTTTTGGTTTTAAGATTTGATTTTTGAATCTTTTTGTGTAGAATTAGGCAAGTAGAAATATTTTTAAAGAGGTGGTTTTATGAAAAACGGAGTGAGGTTTTGGGTATTTTCTGGGGTAATAGTTGCTCTTGTGTTTGTTTTAACATTTACAATAAAGATACCGCTCATGGCAGGGTATTTTAACATTGGCGATGTTGTAATAATACTTTCTTCTATTTTATTCGGCAAAAGTATAGGGTTTATGGGCGGAAGTTTTGGTTCTGCCCTTGCGGATATTGCTTCTGGTTATACCATTTATGCTCCTTTTACTTTTGTCATCAAAGGACTTGAAGGTTTTATCTGTGGCCTGATTTTCGAAAAATTAGAAGGAAAGCAGAAGAAGTGGGCATCTTTTATTATTTCGACAATGCTCAGTGGCATTTTTATGGCAATGGGGTATTTTTTGTCAGAAGCTTGTGTGTTAAAATATCTATCATCGGCATTAAATATTAATAGAAACTTACAATTTGGACTTAAAGTTGCTCTTGCGAATTTGCCTTTTAATTTGCTGCAGGGTATTTTGTCAGCAATAATTTCCATAATATTAGCTGTACCTCTTTATAATAATAAATTTATCGGGAAGATGAGAATTTGAAATACTTAAAATTTCCAAATATACCAGAAAGTAAAGCTACACACGTTTTGCTTGACAAAAGAGCGTACGATAAGTTTATCTATGCGTTAGAAGATTTGGGTATAAAAATAGTGATATGTGAAAGCTGTGATGACCTTTATCCTGCGATATCTTCTCACCCTGATATATTTTATTTTCACTATGAAGACAACTTAATCTTTGCCGCTCCCAACTCACCAAGAAAAACCACAGAGGAACTGAAAAAACTTGGATTTAATATAATATTTGGAGAGAAAGCTGTTTTGGGAAAATATCCTGAGGATGTAAAGTACAATATCGCAAAAGTTGGCACAAAAGTCTTTCACAATTTTAAATTTACTGATAGAATAGTAGCAAAAAGAATAGAAGAAGACAACCTTCAAAGGATTCATATAAAACAGGGGTATACTAAATGTTCAATCTTGATTGTAAATTCAAACGCAATTATTACCTCTGATAAAGGAATTTACAAAAAAGCAATTGAAAATGGAATAGATAGCTTACTTATATCGCCAGGCTTTATTAAATTGGAGGGGCTTAACTATGGTTTTATTGGCGGCTGTGGAGGATTAATTAGCAAAAATCTTATGGCTTTTAATGGTGATATTTCAATGCATCCAGATTATTTGAGTATAAAAAATTTTCTTAAAAAGTATGATATTGAAATCTTGAATGTGGCGGGTTTGCAGCTTTCAGATATAGGTTCTATCATTCCTTTGTGTCAGCAGTAGAAAAAAGAACATATTGAAAAAGAGCATTTGAGGGTATATTTATTATTGTGCTAAAAAGTTAAAGCTTATATTCAGGGATGTGAAGAAAATGCAAATATTGAGTTTGGGAGTGGCAGACGACCCTGTTTTTGTATATGAGAGATTAAAAAGGCAGCTGGATAGGAATGAAAATGTAAAAGGACTTTCCATTGAGCCAAATCAATGTGGCAATATCACATTTTACGGTATTTTTTTAAGCGACGATGAACTCAAAAAAAATTTCGATTTGAATGCGTATGACAGAGTAAAATATTTTGTTGCTGATGCAATAGCAAATGTAATAATTGAGTACACCAAAGAAAAGTTTCTTTTTAAACTGATAAAAGAAGATTATTATTTTTTAGATGAAATAGAAGCAAAAAAGATATTTCAAGAAAGTCAGAAAAGATTAAATGAACTAACAAGTGCCCAGAGCTTTTCAAAGGTAAAGTTCGAAATAATAAAAAAAGTGCTTGATTTTTTAGACTCTAATTTTGAATTTAATTTTGAAGGTTTTTTGACCTTCAGATTAAAAGATTATATAAAGACAATTCAAAATATTGTGGAAGATGTTACAAATAAATACCTTCTGGAAAGGGAATACTTTCAGTTTATAAACCTTCTGAGATATTTTACAGACATTCAAGAATCAAAGATAGAACATGTAGATGTTATCCCGACTGCTAAAATGTATTTGCTCCTTGATAGAGAAGGAAATGAGATAAAAGATGAGTTTTATGAGCTTTTATCAAGAAATTTTAAGTTAAATCTTTCGAAAGAAGATATACTTCTGAGTAGACTAATTTCGCTCTCCCCTCAAAATATTGTTTTTCACAAGCACCAGGATACAACTATTCCAGCGGATATACTTGAAATTCTTTCTCTTGTATTTGATAAAAAACTTCAATTTTGCACTTCTTGCAAGATAAAATACGTAGATAGTTTTTCGTCCAAGAGTGAGGAATAGTTCCTCACTTTTGTTTTGTCCTGTTTACTTCAATTATTTAAAGTGATATAATCTTAAAGAAGAGCAGAGTAAGCGGGGTTACAAAGAGGTGTATAAAGCATATGAATGAAAAACTTAAGAATGAGATGACAGACCATCTTTTTGAAGCAATACTTGAACTGAGAACAGTAGAGGAATGTTATAATTTTTTTGAAGATTTGTGCACAGTAAGAGAGATTCAGGAGCTTTCTCAAAGATTTGAGGTTGCAAAGCTTCTATTTGAGGGTGCAAAATACAGTGACATTACAAAAAAAACGGGGGCATCTCCTGCTACAATTAGCAGAGTAAACAGGTGTCTAAACTATGGAGCTGACGGTTATAAAACTGTGCTTTTAAGACTTAAACAAAAATCAAGATTGGATGATGAAAAGTGATAGAGCTTTTTGTTGCGACACCTTTAGGTACAGAGTCGGTTGCAAAGGAAGAGCTGGTAAGGCTGGGATATAAAAATTTAAAAGTTGAAAATGGAAGGATTTTTGTGTCAGCTGAGCTTGAAGACATACCCAAGCTCAATATAAATTTAAGAACGCCAAACAGAATTTTTGCTATCTTAAATAAGTTCAAGGCTCAGACTTTTGATGAACTATTTGATGGAGTGTACAGCTACTCTTGGCACGAAATACTGCCAAAAGATGCAAAGATTTTGGTAACTGGCAGAACAGAAAAGTCCAAGCTGTTTAGTATAAGAGCGTGCCAGTCTATAACTAAAAAAGCAATAGTTGAAAAACTAAAATCAAAATACAATGTAAACTTGCTTGAAGAGACTGGACAGCTTTTCAAGATAGAAATCGCCATGATAAATGACTGGGCTTATCTGCTTTTTGACACAACAGGCGATTCTCTTCACAAAAGAGGTTATCGGAAACTTATTTCTAAAGCGCCTTTGAAAGAAAACATAGCAGCAACTTTAATCCTGCTTGCCAAATGGCAAGACGATGAAGAAGTA
This window encodes:
- the ytxC gene encoding putative sporulation protein YtxC, yielding MQILSLGVADDPVFVYERLKRQLDRNENVKGLSIEPNQCGNITFYGIFLSDDELKKNFDLNAYDRVKYFVADAIANVIIEYTKEKFLFKLIKEDYYFLDEIEAKKIFQESQKRLNELTSAQSFSKVKFEIIKKVLDFLDSNFEFNFEGFLTFRLKDYIKTIQNIVEDVTNKYLLEREYFQFINLLRYFTDIQESKIEHVDVIPTAKMYLLLDREGNEIKDEFYELLSRNFKLNLSKEDILLSRLISLSPQNIVFHKHQDTTIPADILEILSLVFDKKLQFCTSCKIKYVDSFSSKSEE
- a CDS encoding chemotaxis protein CheW gives rise to the protein MQEDLLSNKVDEFEEAMKDMYLIFKVDDQLYGIEIKYVIEIIGLLPITYVPNQEEYVKGIINLRGKIIPVIDARMRLSKPQKEYNERTCVIVTSIDDFLAGIIVDHVSEVAVINKDQISSLPQTYEKIDERFFRGVASLNERLVLILDCETFVKPDRINL
- a CDS encoding DUF6873 family GME fold protein; the encoded protein is MKYLKFPNIPESKATHVLLDKRAYDKFIYALEDLGIKIVICESCDDLYPAISSHPDIFYFHYEDNLIFAAPNSPRKTTEELKKLGFNIIFGEKAVLGKYPEDVKYNIAKVGTKVFHNFKFTDRIVAKRIEEDNLQRIHIKQGYTKCSILIVNSNAIITSDKGIYKKAIENGIDSLLISPGFIKLEGLNYGFIGGCGGLISKNLMAFNGDISMHPDYLSIKNFLKKYDIEILNVAGLQLSDIGSIIPLCQQ
- a CDS encoding methyl-accepting chemotaxis protein, which codes for MKFFKNFKISVKILAGFGIVLILILFMGIIAVTNINRINNAYTKVYQTNVKAFIAIGNVLEGFERQRVNYRNILLARNATEMNSYLQKTDEINNFYKTNLEEFSRLINEEDIKKEYQKLISLFDEYDRLTNQIIELAKSDKKAATELLFKPSSAQLVTDVQNSINTLYELEKKYIEKLNVQNNALAKSTVTSMMIIIILCIAISLFLGLVISSAISRPLSKMVSAAQKIAEGDLTVDVSYDSKDEVGTLSEAFSKMIDSLSQLIFSVKSSAEQVALGAKQLADASQSLAQGATDQASAIEELNASVEEVSAQTKQNSKNVEEATNFANQIKDEARVGMQQMEDMMKAMEEINMASANISKIIKTIDEIAFQTNILALNAAVEAARAGSYGKGFAVVAEEVRNLATRSANAAKETSSLIESTIKKIEVGDSIAKQTYTSLDRITKNIDKMAMIMNDIMYSSKEQSEAIAQITEGINQVANVVQSNSANSQETAAASEELYSQADVLKNLVERFKTRS
- a CDS encoding YerC/YecD family TrpR-related protein, which codes for MNEKLKNEMTDHLFEAILELRTVEECYNFFEDLCTVREIQELSQRFEVAKLLFEGAKYSDITKKTGASPATISRVNRCLNYGADGYKTVLLRLKQKSRLDDEK
- a CDS encoding ECF transporter S component, which codes for MKNGVRFWVFSGVIVALVFVLTFTIKIPLMAGYFNIGDVVIILSSILFGKSIGFMGGSFGSALADIASGYTIYAPFTFVIKGLEGFICGLIFEKLEGKQKKWASFIISTMLSGIFMAMGYFLSEACVLKYLSSALNINRNLQFGLKVALANLPFNLLQGILSAIISIILAVPLYNNKFIGKMRI
- a CDS encoding THUMP domain-containing class I SAM-dependent RNA methyltransferase, whose amino-acid sequence is MIELFVATPLGTESVAKEELVRLGYKNLKVENGRIFVSAELEDIPKLNINLRTPNRIFAILNKFKAQTFDELFDGVYSYSWHEILPKDAKILVTGRTEKSKLFSIRACQSITKKAIVEKLKSKYNVNLLEETGQLFKIEIAMINDWAYLLFDTTGDSLHKRGYRKLISKAPLKENIAATLILLAKWQDDEEVFWDPFCGSGTIAIEAAMIARNIAPGINRTFLAEKNGFISQQEWKKSRLEAIERIDYQKKFEVLSSDIDENMIHIARANAKEIGVDKDIRFFRADARKIKKPSEKGIIVTNPPYGERIDDMDIFELYRDFGRCLKTFDNWRFFVLSAYEKIEKAFGKKADKNRKLYNGKIKTYLYFYFQL